One region of Humidesulfovibrio mexicanus genomic DNA includes:
- a CDS encoding sensor histidine kinase — protein sequence MDEARSLLLVDDEEGIRRVLALTLADMGWRVRAAASGEEALALFRQEPADIVVTDVKMPGMDGLALLQAVKALDPECEVVLITGHGDMDLAIQGIKLDAADFIAKPLRDDALSIALSRAWERRAMRRALRLHAENLERLVEEKTRELLASERLAAVGQTVAGLSHAVKNMASGLEGSLFLLRQGLEADRKAWRDQGWEMLEANVRTLKSLSLDMLRIARPEALRPAPTDPALPARQVAELLAPRFQEQGVDLVLRAAPGMAPAMLDAEALHRCLLNLVGNALDACLAAGYGPAGTDGSSGGRLVGRPGGRVELSVEREPDGAVRYDVSDNGCGIADEDRERLFTAFFSTKGDGGSGLGLVASKKTVEAHGGTLVVESLAGAGSCFRIIIPEKTHH from the coding sequence ATGGACGAGGCGCGCTCCCTGCTGCTGGTGGACGACGAGGAAGGCATTCGCCGCGTGCTGGCCCTGACCCTGGCCGACATGGGCTGGAGGGTGCGCGCGGCAGCCAGCGGCGAGGAGGCCCTGGCGCTGTTCCGGCAAGAGCCCGCGGATATCGTCGTCACCGATGTCAAGATGCCCGGCATGGACGGGCTGGCCCTGCTGCAGGCGGTCAAGGCCCTGGACCCGGAGTGCGAGGTGGTGCTCATCACCGGCCATGGCGACATGGATCTGGCCATCCAGGGCATCAAGCTCGACGCCGCGGACTTCATCGCCAAGCCTCTGCGCGACGATGCGCTCTCCATCGCCCTTTCCCGCGCCTGGGAGCGCCGCGCCATGCGCCGGGCGTTGCGCCTGCACGCCGAAAATCTGGAGCGCCTGGTGGAGGAAAAGACCCGTGAACTCCTGGCGTCCGAACGCCTGGCCGCAGTGGGGCAGACCGTGGCCGGGCTTTCGCACGCCGTCAAGAACATGGCCAGCGGCCTGGAGGGCAGCCTGTTCCTGCTGCGCCAGGGACTGGAGGCCGACCGCAAGGCCTGGCGCGACCAGGGCTGGGAAATGCTTGAGGCCAATGTGCGCACCCTCAAAAGCCTGTCGCTGGACATGCTGCGCATCGCCAGACCGGAAGCGTTGCGCCCCGCGCCGACGGACCCGGCCCTGCCCGCGCGGCAGGTGGCGGAACTGCTTGCACCCCGGTTCCAGGAACAGGGTGTGGACCTGGTCCTGCGCGCCGCGCCGGGAATGGCCCCGGCCATGCTCGATGCCGAGGCCCTGCACCGCTGCCTGCTGAACCTGGTGGGCAACGCCCTGGACGCCTGTCTGGCCGCTGGATACGGGCCTGCGGGGACCGATGGCAGTTCTGGCGGCAGGCTCGTCGGCAGGCCCGGCGGCAGGGTGGAACTCTCCGTCGAACGCGAGCCAGACGGCGCGGTGCGCTACGATGTGTCGGACAATGGCTGCGGCATTGCGGATGAAGACCGGGAACGCCTGTTCACGGCGTTTTTCAGCACCAAGGGCGACGGAGGCAGCGGCCTCGGCCTTGTGGCCAGCAAAAAAACCGTGGAAGCCCATGGCGGAACACTCGTGGTCGAGTCCTTGGCCGGGGCGGGCAGCTGTTTTCGTATAATCATACCGGAGAAAACTCATCATTGA
- a CDS encoding universal stress protein, protein MFDSILFATSASSTCDDAARVAFELSRKNRSRLDVFHVFGLPTRGFGLTYRDVRTGESEEVDENLVSLVREEMAQYYETLAKDHPSCQFETAVGEPHTEILRKARKADASLIVMGAHTRPEDVGAMRHRAIAGSTMQKVAKSARCPVLIVSRPCVTCWSYFANIVVATDFSKASDYAFQFARNVAREIGCRLHVFHCLDLGGQAEQGQAFIERQLAQAEQKVREKYVDNMGDFDNSLTALREGLPYVEVLKYARENKADLIVMAHHTKDVDPENALLGSTIEQVVLRSACPVLSVNHPDKVDVSPYGPPRAGE, encoded by the coding sequence ATGTTCGATTCCATCCTGTTCGCCACCTCGGCCTCTTCCACCTGCGACGACGCCGCGCGCGTGGCCTTTGAGCTTTCGCGCAAAAACCGTTCGCGCCTGGACGTGTTCCATGTGTTCGGCCTGCCCACGCGCGGTTTCGGCCTCACCTATCGCGATGTGCGCACCGGAGAGTCCGAGGAGGTGGACGAGAATCTCGTGAGCCTGGTGCGGGAGGAGATGGCCCAGTATTACGAAACGCTGGCCAAGGACCATCCCTCCTGCCAGTTCGAGACGGCCGTGGGCGAGCCGCACACCGAAATCCTGCGCAAGGCCAGAAAGGCGGACGCCAGCCTCATCGTCATGGGCGCGCACACCCGGCCAGAGGACGTGGGCGCCATGCGCCACCGCGCCATTGCCGGGTCCACCATGCAGAAAGTGGCCAAAAGCGCCCGCTGCCCGGTGCTCATCGTCAGTCGCCCCTGCGTCACCTGCTGGTCGTATTTCGCCAACATCGTGGTGGCCACGGATTTCAGCAAGGCCTCGGACTACGCCTTCCAGTTCGCGCGCAATGTGGCCAGGGAGATCGGCTGTCGGCTGCACGTGTTCCACTGCCTGGATCTGGGCGGGCAGGCCGAGCAGGGACAGGCCTTCATCGAGCGGCAGTTGGCCCAGGCGGAGCAGAAGGTGCGGGAAAAGTACGTGGACAACATGGGCGACTTCGACAACTCCCTCACCGCCCTGCGCGAGGGGCTTCCGTATGTGGAGGTGCTCAAGTACGCGCGGGAGAACAAGGCCGACCTCATCGTCATGGCGCACCACACCAAGGACGTTGACCCGGAGAACGCCCTGCTCGGCAGCACGATCGAGCAGGTGGTGCTGCGCAGCGCCTGCCCGGTGTTGAGCGTGAACCACCCGGACAAGGTGGACGTGAGCCCTTACGGCCCGCCGCGCGCGGGGGAGTAG
- a CDS encoding LOG family protein, which yields MQRICVFLGSNPGNSPEYRKTAQELGTELAHRGITTVYGGSNVGLMGALADAALAAGGEVIGVIPEALQKKEIAHTGLTEQHIVGSMHQRKALMAELSDGFIALPGGMGTLEELCEMLTWAQLGFHKKPCGLLDVGGYYQNLCAFLDNAVSQGFVQPAHRGMLLSAPEPDALLSLFENYRAPVVNKWIERPQTL from the coding sequence ATGCAGCGCATCTGCGTCTTTCTCGGCTCCAACCCCGGCAACAGCCCGGAGTATCGCAAAACCGCCCAGGAGCTCGGCACTGAGCTTGCCCACCGGGGCATCACCACGGTCTATGGCGGGTCCAACGTGGGGCTCATGGGCGCGCTGGCCGACGCAGCCCTCGCCGCGGGCGGCGAGGTCATCGGCGTGATTCCCGAGGCCTTGCAGAAAAAGGAGATCGCCCACACCGGGCTTACGGAGCAGCACATCGTGGGCTCCATGCACCAGCGCAAGGCCCTCATGGCCGAATTGTCCGATGGCTTCATCGCCTTGCCCGGCGGCATGGGCACCCTGGAGGAGCTCTGCGAAATGCTCACCTGGGCGCAGCTTGGCTTCCACAAGAAGCCCTGCGGCCTGCTGGACGTTGGGGGCTACTACCAGAACTTGTGCGCTTTTCTGGACAACGCCGTGTCCCAGGGCTTCGTACAGCCCGCGCACCGGGGCATGTTGCTCTCGGCCCCGGAGCCCGACGCGCTGCTTTCGCTGTTCGAGAACTATCGCGCGCCCGTGGTAAACAAATGGATCGAGCGGCCCCAGACCCTCTGA
- a CDS encoding PAS domain S-box protein: MRTPWSLLRTSLALKLIATAGLSLVLSVAALSYFAIRHQEDILMSYVVNEADRLGTTIKLGTRYAMMINSRDDLSQIITNIGSQPGIEAVRIVNKQGAIQFSNRAAEVDAVVAQRAPGCLVCHQSAPPPASAPLERRTRIFTDASGQRRLGIISPIQNEPGCAGDCHFHPPEQKVLGVIDVVLSLDATDREIAALKARSAGFTLAALAGMGLAIFFFMRRFVIRPIRKVITGAQLIAEGGQCTRIDIDQPDEMGALVHTIERMGESISEKQIELNRQRDEYQALFSQVPCIITVQDRNFRLLRYNQEFRDTFRPRPGDTCFHAYKGRADKCPNCPVEKTFETGRSFTSEESGQDADGVMRHWLVTSSPIRNAEGQVVAAMEMCLDISSRKQLEEKLEKSERKHLAIFKNIPNPVFVLDQDTLCILDCNESVKPVYGFERAELLGQSFLRLFPEEDRESHKLKLRQKSLHDRLINIAKDGRRLFVTVRLSPSEFSGQKVLLVTTSDMTKRLETEQQLIQASKMATLGEMATGMAHELNQPLTVIKTASSFIRRKAERGEEIPRDILTTLAQEVDAHVDRASKIINHLREFGRKPEMKLGPVDVGGILARSLDIFSQQFKLREIEVALDIEPDLPEVMADAGRLEQVFINMLLNARDAIEDKWGAKGGAAPPKGAKRISLSARLHKGAVRLEIADTGGGIPPGVREKIFEPFFTTKRVGTGTGLGLSISYGIVQDCGGSIVVESAPGEGAHFIIDLPVLHEAREGG, from the coding sequence ATGCGCACTCCCTGGTCCCTGCTTCGCACTAGCCTCGCCCTCAAGCTCATCGCCACGGCTGGCCTCTCGTTGGTCTTGAGCGTGGCTGCCCTGTCCTACTTCGCCATCCGCCACCAAGAAGACATCCTCATGAGCTACGTGGTGAACGAGGCCGACCGCCTCGGCACCACCATCAAGCTTGGCACGCGCTATGCCATGATGATCAACTCGCGCGACGACCTGAGCCAGATCATCACCAACATCGGCTCCCAGCCAGGCATTGAGGCCGTGCGCATCGTCAACAAGCAGGGGGCCATACAGTTCTCCAATAGGGCCGCCGAGGTGGATGCCGTGGTCGCTCAGCGCGCGCCCGGCTGCCTGGTGTGCCACCAGTCCGCGCCGCCTCCGGCCAGCGCTCCCCTGGAACGCCGCACGCGCATCTTTACCGATGCCTCCGGCCAGCGCCGCCTGGGCATCATCAGCCCCATCCAGAACGAGCCAGGCTGCGCCGGAGACTGCCACTTCCATCCGCCTGAGCAAAAAGTTCTGGGCGTCATCGACGTTGTGCTCTCGCTGGATGCGACCGACCGGGAGATCGCCGCCCTCAAGGCGAGGAGCGCGGGCTTCACCCTCGCGGCCTTGGCGGGCATGGGCCTGGCCATCTTTTTCTTCATGCGCCGTTTCGTCATCCGGCCCATCCGCAAGGTCATCACCGGGGCGCAGCTCATCGCCGAGGGCGGCCAGTGCACCCGCATCGACATCGACCAGCCGGACGAGATGGGCGCTCTGGTGCACACCATCGAGCGCATGGGCGAAAGCATCAGCGAGAAGCAGATCGAGTTGAACCGCCAGCGCGACGAATATCAGGCGCTGTTTTCACAGGTGCCCTGCATCATCACCGTGCAGGACAGGAATTTTCGTCTCTTGCGCTACAACCAGGAATTTCGGGACACGTTCCGGCCCCGCCCCGGCGACACCTGCTTCCACGCCTACAAGGGCCGCGCGGACAAGTGCCCCAACTGCCCGGTGGAGAAAACCTTCGAGACCGGCCGCAGCTTCACCAGCGAGGAGTCCGGCCAGGACGCCGACGGCGTCATGCGGCACTGGCTCGTCACCAGTTCGCCCATTCGCAACGCAGAAGGCCAGGTGGTGGCCGCCATGGAGATGTGTCTGGACATCTCCAGCCGCAAGCAACTGGAGGAAAAGCTGGAGAAAAGCGAGCGCAAGCACCTCGCCATCTTCAAGAACATACCCAACCCCGTGTTCGTGCTGGACCAGGACACCCTGTGCATTCTGGACTGCAACGAGTCCGTGAAGCCGGTGTACGGGTTTGAGCGGGCGGAACTTCTCGGCCAGAGCTTTTTGCGGCTGTTCCCGGAAGAGGACCGCGAGAGCCACAAGCTCAAGCTCAGGCAAAAGAGCCTGCACGACCGGCTGATCAACATCGCCAAGGACGGCCGCAGGCTGTTCGTCACCGTGCGGCTGTCGCCCTCGGAGTTCAGCGGGCAGAAGGTGCTGCTCGTCACCACCAGCGACATGACCAAGCGCCTGGAGACCGAGCAGCAGCTGATCCAGGCCTCCAAGATGGCCACCCTGGGCGAAATGGCCACAGGCATGGCCCACGAGTTGAACCAGCCCCTTACCGTCATCAAGACCGCGTCCAGCTTCATCCGCCGCAAGGCGGAGCGCGGGGAGGAGATCCCCCGCGACATCCTGACCACCCTGGCCCAGGAGGTGGACGCCCATGTGGACCGGGCCAGCAAGATCATAAACCATCTCAGAGAGTTCGGCCGCAAGCCGGAAATGAAGCTCGGACCCGTGGACGTGGGGGGCATCCTCGCGCGGTCGCTGGACATCTTCAGCCAGCAATTCAAGCTGCGCGAGATCGAAGTGGCCCTGGACATCGAGCCCGACCTGCCCGAGGTCATGGCCGATGCGGGCAGGCTGGAGCAGGTGTTCATCAACATGCTGCTCAACGCCCGCGACGCCATTGAGGACAAATGGGGCGCCAAGGGCGGCGCGGCGCCGCCAAAGGGCGCCAAGCGCATCAGCCTTTCGGCCAGGCTGCACAAGGGGGCCGTCCGACTGGAGATCGCCGACACGGGCGGGGGCATCCCCCCGGGTGTGCGGGAGAAAATATTCGAGCCGTTTTTCACCACCAAGCGCGTGGGCACGGGCACGGGCCTGGGCCTGTCCATCAGCTACGGCATTGTCCAGGACTGCGGCGGAAGCATCGTCGTGGAATCCGCGCCGGGCGAGGGCGCGCACTTCATCATCGACCTGCCCGTGCTCCACGAGGCCCGGGAAGGAGGATAA
- the tmcA gene encoding acidic tetraheme cytochrome c3 TmcA: MKRTLPILLSAALILAFAQAALSQADMTTLAPAAFGKLTRPAAQFKHDEHNEKAKIDDCAVCHHSGADGKQDKTVSSEGTPCADCHKLEKTGKGTDLTNAYHKQCIGCHQEKGKGPIACGQCHKR, translated from the coding sequence ATGAAACGCACACTCCCGATCCTGCTGTCCGCCGCGCTCATCCTGGCCTTTGCCCAGGCCGCGCTTTCCCAGGCGGACATGACGACCCTGGCTCCGGCGGCCTTCGGCAAGCTTACCCGCCCCGCCGCCCAGTTCAAGCACGACGAGCACAACGAAAAGGCCAAGATCGACGACTGCGCGGTGTGCCACCACAGCGGGGCCGACGGCAAGCAGGACAAGACCGTTTCCTCCGAGGGAACCCCCTGCGCCGATTGCCACAAGCTGGAAAAGACCGGCAAGGGCACGGACCTGACCAACGCCTATCACAAGCAGTGCATCGGCTGCCACCAGGAAAAGGGCAAGGGCCCCATCGCCTGCGGGCAGTGCCATAAGCGCTAG
- the tmcB gene encoding electron transfer complex ferredoxin TmcB, whose product MGIEDRLIEDVGLRRGVSKLTPEQIEKTVNSVIRGETGARLKAYAETCMRCGLCAEACHFSRSHPGDPSYTPAGKVHQTMGVLLKTGGKVSPDFVYGMAQLAYTECNLCRRCVHYCPIGIDTGYIMSMVRRICHKLGVTPQYIQDTAHSHSATFNQMWVKDDEWPDTLQWQEEEARDEFPGLRIPLDKEGADIYYSVIAPEPKFRTQLIYQAAAIFHMAGLDWTMPSEPGWDNSDMCMYTGDFEMMGRLKRRHFESAQKLKAKRIVMGECGHAFRSVYDNGNRWVGWKMHPVPVVHSIEFFWELMRDGKLNMAKKYPGPVTIHDPCNVVRGRGLHQKLRELVRFLIDGDIIETASHGEHNMCCTAGGGVINCGPPFKNVRVAGSKAKADELAATGAKTIIAPCHNCHGGLEDTVHSYKLGMEIKFLGDIIYECMVKP is encoded by the coding sequence ATGGGCATTGAAGACAGACTCATCGAAGACGTTGGGCTCCGGCGGGGGGTTTCCAAACTCACCCCGGAGCAAATCGAGAAAACCGTCAATTCCGTCATCCGCGGAGAAACCGGCGCGCGCCTGAAGGCCTACGCCGAGACGTGCATGCGCTGCGGCCTCTGCGCCGAGGCGTGCCACTTCTCGCGTTCGCATCCCGGCGACCCCAGCTACACCCCGGCCGGCAAGGTGCACCAGACCATGGGCGTGCTCCTGAAGACCGGCGGCAAGGTCAGCCCGGACTTTGTCTACGGCATGGCCCAGCTCGCCTACACCGAGTGCAACCTGTGCCGCCGCTGCGTGCACTACTGCCCCATCGGCATCGATACCGGCTACATCATGAGCATGGTCCGGCGCATCTGCCACAAGCTGGGCGTCACCCCGCAGTACATCCAGGACACCGCCCACAGCCACAGCGCCACCTTCAACCAGATGTGGGTAAAGGACGACGAATGGCCGGACACCCTGCAGTGGCAGGAGGAAGAGGCGCGCGACGAGTTCCCCGGTCTGCGCATCCCCCTCGATAAAGAGGGCGCGGACATCTACTACTCGGTCATCGCGCCGGAGCCCAAGTTCCGCACCCAGCTCATCTACCAGGCCGCGGCCATCTTCCATATGGCCGGCCTTGACTGGACCATGCCCTCCGAGCCCGGCTGGGACAACTCGGACATGTGCATGTACACAGGCGACTTCGAGATGATGGGACGCCTCAAGCGCAGGCACTTCGAAAGCGCCCAGAAGCTCAAGGCCAAGCGCATCGTCATGGGCGAATGCGGCCACGCCTTCCGCAGCGTGTACGACAACGGCAACCGCTGGGTGGGCTGGAAGATGCACCCCGTGCCGGTGGTGCACTCCATCGAGTTCTTCTGGGAGCTCATGCGCGACGGCAAGCTGAACATGGCCAAGAAGTACCCCGGCCCGGTCACCATCCACGACCCCTGCAATGTGGTGCGCGGCCGCGGCCTGCACCAGAAATTGCGAGAACTGGTGCGCTTCCTCATTGATGGCGACATCATCGAGACGGCCTCCCACGGCGAGCACAACATGTGCTGCACCGCGGGCGGCGGCGTCATCAACTGCGGCCCCCCGTTCAAGAACGTGCGCGTGGCCGGCAGCAAGGCCAAGGCCGACGAACTCGCGGCCACGGGGGCCAAGACCATCATCGCCCCCTGCCACAACTGCCACGGAGGCCTGGAGGACACCGTGCACAGCTACAAGCTGGGCATGGAGATCAAGTTCCTGGGCGACATCATCTATGAATGCATGGTCAAGCCCTAG
- a CDS encoding response regulator — translation MTNTTDTKRYKVLLAEDHALLRQSLKAYLEAQGLCQVIGEAQDGREAMRMCRELKPDIVLMDLSMPGVDGMVAVKAIKRDYPDARIIALTAHRSEDYLHAALDSGVDGYVVKAASAEDLLTAIRAVCRGEAYVSPEVSATLITGYLRSARPERTSPLEGLTTRERHILQMVLKGMKNKEIAEKLFLSTRTVEKHRANFMKKLDVHNLHQVREFVKISGLEVEAIR, via the coding sequence ATGACGAATACGACAGACACCAAGCGCTACAAGGTTCTTCTGGCGGAGGACCACGCCCTGCTCCGCCAGAGTCTGAAGGCCTATCTTGAGGCCCAGGGCCTGTGCCAGGTCATCGGCGAGGCCCAGGATGGCCGCGAGGCCATGCGCATGTGCCGCGAGCTCAAGCCGGACATCGTGCTCATGGATCTCTCCATGCCCGGCGTGGACGGCATGGTGGCCGTGAAGGCCATCAAGCGCGATTATCCCGACGCCCGCATCATCGCCCTGACCGCGCACCGCAGCGAGGACTACCTGCACGCGGCCCTGGATTCCGGCGTGGACGGCTACGTAGTGAAGGCCGCCAGCGCCGAGGATCTGCTTACGGCCATCCGCGCCGTGTGCCGGGGCGAGGCCTACGTCAGCCCCGAAGTTTCGGCCACGCTCATTACCGGGTATCTGCGCAGCGCCAGGCCCGAGCGCACCTCTCCGCTGGAGGGGTTGACCACGCGCGAGCGGCACATTCTGCAAATGGTGCTCAAGGGCATGAAGAACAAGGAAATTGCTGAAAAGCTGTTCCTTTCCACCCGCACGGTGGAAAAGCACCGCGCCAACTTCATGAAAAAGCTGGACGTGCACAACCTGCATCAGGTGCGGGAATTCGTGAAGATCAGCGGCTTGGAAGTGGAAGCCATCCGCTAG
- a CDS encoding response regulator, whose protein sequence is MGGARPWRVLVLDDEMHLRVFLKAVFESAGYEAATAKDGQEGLDMLAGFRPDLVCLDVMMPRQGGVRFLEGLRSDPRFGAVRVLVVSAVDGEAFRHGMALLRAGAGPAGRLRGPDGYVEKPATAEVILAEAHRILGGARKAPATSEHEGEA, encoded by the coding sequence ATGGGGGGGGCGAGGCCCTGGCGCGTGCTTGTGCTGGATGACGAAATGCACCTGCGCGTGTTCCTCAAGGCGGTGTTCGAATCCGCCGGGTACGAGGCGGCCACGGCCAAGGACGGACAGGAGGGGCTGGACATGCTGGCCGGGTTCCGGCCCGATCTGGTGTGCCTGGATGTGATGATGCCGCGCCAGGGGGGCGTGCGGTTTCTGGAGGGGCTGCGGTCCGATCCGCGATTCGGGGCCGTGCGCGTGCTGGTGGTATCCGCCGTGGACGGCGAGGCGTTCCGCCACGGCATGGCCCTGCTCCGCGCCGGGGCCGGGCCTGCGGGCCGCCTGCGCGGGCCGGACGGCTATGTGGAGAAGCCCGCCACGGCGGAAGTCATTCTGGCCGAGGCGCACCGCATTCTTGGGGGTGCGCGCAAGGCCCCCGCCACAAGCGAACATGAAGGAGAAGCGTGA
- a CDS encoding hybrid sensor histidine kinase/response regulator, translated as MRMDVLLVDDEAGIRTVVGITLGDMGHRVLCAASGEEALELFRRERPPIVLTDVRMPGMDGLELLRRIKAESPDTEVILVTGHGDMDVAVQGLKLDACDFIAKPAVPELLEIALKRAQDKILLREAVRQHTRELEEQVRVQAEKLVKLERQSVAREAVEGLAQVMGGLAGEISGELGVFNNLPCLVSVQDRDQRVISVNRLYRERLGDRVGQPGFSIYAGAAGQGLESPVARTLRSGLGQKSREGLFGEDESLNAVTVHTAPIHGRDGEVALVLEMLVESSEVQRLQDELHTSRRLYRQLFDEAPCFITVQDRHLRIQAANSRFREAFGAGTGGLCYHAYGRGERPCFGCPTLKTFADGQPHQCELTVRGKDGRPLSVVVWTAPVRNALGEIEAVMEMATDITELSRMQDHLASLGMLIASLSHGIKGLLTALDGGVYKVNSGFRSGDAQMVRDGWDKVTGLVARIKGMVLDILFYAKKRELTLRTLPGAELAAQVVEAAAPKARQQGVGFSAEISPDLGACTVDEVVLSAALVNILENAVDACRDDGAKTRHEVVFRARPDASGVFFEIEDNGQGMTPETLSRLFSVFFSTKGSRGTGLGLFIAKKAVDQHGGRIGAVSEPGRGSTFRIWIPRTQQCGAGTPTGRKTECPAESA; from the coding sequence ATGCGCATGGACGTACTGCTTGTCGACGATGAGGCCGGTATCCGCACGGTGGTGGGCATCACCCTGGGCGACATGGGCCACAGGGTGCTCTGCGCCGCCAGCGGCGAGGAGGCCCTGGAGCTCTTCCGACGCGAACGGCCGCCCATCGTGCTTACCGATGTGCGGATGCCCGGCATGGATGGGCTTGAGCTGCTCCGGCGCATCAAGGCGGAGTCCCCGGACACCGAGGTCATCCTGGTCACCGGGCACGGCGACATGGACGTGGCGGTGCAGGGCCTCAAGCTCGACGCCTGCGATTTCATCGCCAAGCCGGCCGTGCCGGAATTGCTGGAAATCGCCCTCAAGCGCGCCCAGGACAAGATCCTTCTGCGCGAGGCCGTGCGCCAGCACACGCGCGAGCTGGAGGAGCAGGTGCGCGTCCAGGCCGAGAAGCTCGTCAAGCTGGAGCGGCAGAGCGTGGCCCGCGAGGCCGTGGAGGGCCTGGCCCAGGTGATGGGCGGCCTGGCCGGAGAGATTTCCGGCGAGCTCGGCGTGTTCAACAACCTCCCGTGCCTGGTCTCCGTGCAGGACCGCGACCAGCGCGTCATCAGCGTGAACCGGCTGTACCGGGAACGCCTGGGCGACCGCGTGGGCCAGCCGGGTTTCAGCATCTACGCCGGGGCGGCCGGGCAGGGGCTGGAAAGCCCCGTGGCCCGCACCTTGCGCAGCGGCCTGGGCCAGAAGAGCCGGGAAGGCCTGTTCGGCGAGGACGAGAGCCTCAACGCCGTCACCGTACACACGGCGCCCATCCACGGCCGCGATGGCGAGGTGGCCCTCGTGCTGGAGATGCTGGTGGAATCCAGCGAGGTGCAGCGCCTGCAGGACGAGCTGCACACCAGCCGCCGCCTGTACCGCCAGCTCTTCGACGAGGCCCCGTGCTTCATCACCGTGCAGGACCGGCATCTGCGCATCCAGGCGGCCAACAGCCGCTTCCGCGAGGCCTTTGGCGCGGGCACGGGGGGGCTGTGCTACCACGCCTACGGACGCGGAGAACGCCCCTGCTTCGGGTGTCCCACCCTCAAGACGTTCGCCGACGGCCAGCCCCACCAATGCGAGCTGACCGTGCGCGGCAAGGACGGCCGACCGCTGAGCGTGGTGGTCTGGACCGCGCCCGTGCGCAACGCCCTGGGCGAGATCGAGGCGGTGATGGAGATGGCCACCGACATCACCGAGCTGTCCCGGATGCAGGACCATCTGGCCTCGCTGGGGATGCTCATCGCCTCGCTGTCGCATGGCATCAAGGGGCTGCTTACCGCCCTGGACGGCGGCGTGTACAAGGTCAATTCCGGGTTCCGCAGCGGCGACGCCCAAATGGTCCGCGACGGCTGGGACAAGGTCACCGGGCTCGTCGCGCGCATCAAGGGCATGGTGCTGGACATCCTCTTCTACGCCAAGAAGCGCGAGCTGACCCTGCGCACCCTTCCGGGGGCCGAGCTGGCCGCGCAGGTGGTGGAGGCCGCCGCGCCCAAGGCCCGGCAGCAGGGCGTGGGCTTCAGCGCGGAAATCTCCCCGGATTTGGGCGCGTGCACCGTGGACGAGGTGGTGCTCTCCGCCGCGCTGGTGAATATTCTGGAAAACGCCGTGGACGCCTGCCGGGACGATGGGGCCAAGACCAGGCACGAAGTGGTGTTCCGCGCCCGGCCCGACGCCAGCGGCGTGTTCTTCGAAATAGAGGACAACGGCCAGGGCATGACGCCCGAGACCCTCTCGCGGCTGTTCTCGGTATTCTTCTCCACCAAGGGCTCGCGCGGCACGGGCCTGGGCCTGTTCATCGCCAAGAAGGCCGTGGACCAGCACGGCGGCCGCATCGGCGCGGTGAGCGAGCCGGGCCGGGGCTCCACCTTCCGCATCTGGATTCCGCGCACGCAGCAGTGCGGCGCGGGCACGCCCACCGGCCGGAAAACGGAATGTCCCGCCGAAAGTGCGTAA
- the divK gene encoding DVU0259 family response regulator domain-containing protein, whose amino-acid sequence MAKKIMVVDDDKDIVEYLVSIFREKGYETCSAEGGEGAMELLERERPDLLTLDLEMPEEWGPRFYRKFSQKPEFAELPVVVISGLAGIHLAIRKAVATVSKPFEPAHVLEIVEGTIGRP is encoded by the coding sequence ATGGCGAAGAAGATCATGGTGGTGGACGACGACAAGGACATCGTGGAGTATCTTGTCTCCATTTTTCGCGAAAAGGGCTACGAGACCTGCTCCGCCGAGGGCGGCGAGGGGGCCATGGAGCTGCTGGAGCGCGAGCGCCCGGACTTGCTGACCCTGGACCTGGAGATGCCCGAGGAATGGGGGCCGCGCTTCTACCGCAAGTTCAGCCAGAAGCCGGAGTTCGCGGAATTGCCGGTTGTGGTCATCAGCGGGCTTGCGGGCATCCACCTGGCCATCCGCAAGGCCGTGGCCACGGTGAGCAAGCCTTTCGAGCCCGCCCATGTGCTCGAAATCGTGGAAGGGACCATAGGCAGGCCGTAA